The following proteins are co-located in the Haloarcula marismortui ATCC 43049 genome:
- a CDS encoding DUF2298 domain-containing protein, giving the protein MEYGLLATWLALYLLLLYAGGTVAGLLFPRFADRGLAFGVPVAVSILWLATYFVGRLSLTLGIWLGVAVLAVSTLAVWRSDNGPNARTYAETAGVFTVAFLFVVGIRALDPAIIPIGGEKFLDFGLLQSLVRADSLPLEDMWFAGESVAYYYGGHLIAAILTRITGTAGQFAYNLALAGFYATLITAAYGLAGAVASERGLPRRLAAGLTAFCVGIASNLSTPAKFVIWLLPDGLGRTVAERAGYELDGLAAGPDSFSYWDASRVIEDSAADFGTYEPGAALVIDEFPLFAWLNGDMHAHMMSTGFLLLAAALCFSYYQTPAVERRRRLALLFGALPAVAGIMAVTNTWSFPSMGGLALLTVTVAPADPTTLLPDDIGQRLRLNGPGQEGVRIGMGLAVAGSVLALGLLWSLPFWLGPASGREIAVLPDRTSLLELLAVHGLFVAPFWLYLYAQTGRAVGQSTARIVGLVTVGTAALAATLDIAAVGLLAPLLLGAWLFARSPTLDRTVDAVPALADGGDRPVGFEAMLILAGAGLVFLVEFVFVRENIGRMNTVFKTYMQVWVLWGVAAGPVLAWLLTRWRPTGDRARAWVTIGVRAFVALLVCSASLYGVFALSNHADAAGEPTLNGLAYLDDDHPEEAEAIRWLDATAEGRPTIVTAAPADYEWDANEGKGASAPSSLTGLPTVAGWTHEAQYRNDTVYDRRVDDVETIYTGDATEQRRLLEAYDVRYVYVGPAERARYGDVTVDQLQGVTVAKRAGGVTIYQVRPEYF; this is encoded by the coding sequence ATGGAATACGGGCTCCTCGCCACCTGGCTCGCCCTCTACCTCCTGTTACTGTACGCTGGCGGGACCGTCGCCGGACTATTGTTCCCCCGCTTTGCCGACCGTGGACTCGCCTTCGGCGTCCCGGTTGCCGTCTCGATACTGTGGCTGGCCACCTATTTCGTCGGTCGCCTCTCGCTGACGCTTGGCATCTGGCTCGGCGTCGCCGTGCTCGCCGTGAGTACACTGGCTGTCTGGCGGAGCGACAATGGACCGAACGCCCGAACGTACGCGGAGACAGCCGGCGTGTTCACAGTCGCGTTCCTGTTCGTCGTCGGCATCCGGGCGCTCGACCCTGCAATCATCCCCATTGGCGGCGAGAAGTTCCTCGATTTCGGCCTGTTACAGTCGCTCGTACGAGCTGACAGCCTCCCGCTAGAGGACATGTGGTTCGCCGGCGAGTCGGTCGCATACTACTACGGTGGGCACCTCATCGCGGCGATTCTCACCAGAATCACGGGAACCGCCGGCCAGTTCGCGTACAATCTCGCGCTCGCTGGATTTTATGCCACGCTGATCACGGCGGCGTACGGACTGGCCGGCGCTGTCGCGAGCGAACGCGGCCTCCCGCGACGGCTGGCCGCCGGCCTCACGGCGTTCTGTGTCGGCATCGCGAGCAATCTGTCGACGCCTGCAAAGTTCGTTATCTGGCTTCTACCCGATGGGCTGGGCCGGACAGTTGCCGAGCGGGCTGGCTACGAACTAGACGGGCTCGCGGCGGGGCCGGACTCGTTCAGCTACTGGGACGCGAGCCGCGTCATCGAGGACAGCGCGGCCGATTTCGGCACGTACGAACCCGGTGCTGCGCTGGTCATCGACGAGTTCCCGCTGTTTGCCTGGCTCAACGGCGACATGCACGCCCATATGATGAGCACGGGCTTCCTGTTGCTCGCCGCCGCACTCTGTTTCAGCTACTACCAGACGCCGGCCGTCGAACGCCGGCGACGGCTCGCACTGCTTTTCGGTGCGCTCCCGGCCGTCGCGGGCATCATGGCCGTAACGAACACGTGGTCGTTCCCGTCGATGGGCGGACTGGCCCTGTTGACGGTCACCGTTGCGCCGGCCGACCCGACGACGCTCCTCCCGGATGATATCGGACAGCGGCTCCGACTGAACGGACCGGGTCAAGAGGGCGTTCGGATTGGGATGGGGCTGGCCGTCGCTGGCAGCGTCCTTGCGCTGGGACTGCTCTGGTCGCTCCCATTCTGGCTTGGCCCGGCGAGCGGCCGCGAGATTGCGGTTCTGCCCGACCGGACCTCGCTACTTGAACTCCTGGCCGTCCACGGCCTGTTCGTCGCCCCGTTCTGGCTGTACCTGTACGCCCAGACCGGGCGTGCTGTCGGGCAGAGTACGGCCCGCATCGTCGGTCTCGTGACCGTCGGAACGGCGGCGCTCGCCGCGACGCTTGACATCGCAGCGGTCGGCTTGCTCGCCCCGCTACTGCTCGGCGCGTGGCTGTTCGCGCGCTCGCCGACGCTTGACCGTACCGTCGACGCGGTCCCAGCGCTCGCTGACGGCGGCGACCGGCCCGTTGGCTTCGAAGCCATGCTGATTCTCGCTGGCGCGGGTCTGGTCTTCCTCGTCGAATTCGTCTTCGTCAGGGAGAACATCGGCCGGATGAACACCGTGTTCAAGACGTACATGCAGGTGTGGGTGCTCTGGGGGGTCGCCGCCGGCCCCGTGCTGGCGTGGCTGCTCACTCGTTGGCGGCCGACCGGCGACCGCGCGCGAGCGTGGGTAACCATCGGCGTCCGCGCGTTCGTCGCCCTGCTGGTCTGTTCGGCGTCGCTGTACGGCGTCTTTGCGCTCTCGAATCACGCCGACGCCGCGGGAGAGCCCACACTAAACGGGCTGGCATACCTCGATGACGACCATCCAGAAGAAGCCGAAGCGATTCGATGGCTCGATGCGACAGCGGAGGGCCGGCCAACCATTGTCACGGCCGCCCCCGCTGACTATGAGTGGGACGCCAACGAGGGCAAGGGCGCAAGCGCGCCGTCGAGCCTGACCGGACTGCCGACCGTCGCGGGCTGGACCCACGAGGCCCAGTACCGCAACGACACGGTGTACGACCGCCGCGTCGACGACGTGGAGACGATTTACACCGGCGACGCGACCGAGCAACGCCGCCTCCTCGAAGCATATGACGTGCGCTACGTCTACGTCGGCCCGGCCGAACGAGCCCGCTACGGTGACGTGACTGTCGACCAGCTACAGGGCGTGACCGTAGCGAAACGAGCCGGCGGCGTCACGATCTACCAGGTCCGACCGGAATACTTCTGA
- a CDS encoding glycosyltransferase family 2 protein, giving the protein MSRSVGVVLPAYRPDMDQLGTYIAAIDGALAPQTIVVELDAPRDGVPVQLRSLPIEVHTVPYRRGKGAAITAGFERLETDVLAFVDADGSTPVNSLERILDPVIDSRTDLAVGSRRHPDATVATHQTFARRFLGDGFAWLAGQLLDARLYDYQCGAKAIDVAAWERVRDHLYEPGFAWDVELIAIAAALDLRIEEVPIEWEDKPGSTVSPIRTSIDLLEALLTARHRSKQLRDDRLHTALAEHFDEPTALIEKDR; this is encoded by the coding sequence ATGTCGCGTTCCGTCGGGGTTGTCCTTCCAGCCTACCGTCCCGACATGGACCAGCTCGGGACCTATATTGCCGCCATTGACGGTGCCCTTGCCCCGCAGACCATTGTTGTCGAGCTTGATGCGCCACGAGACGGCGTTCCTGTACAGCTCCGTTCGCTCCCAATCGAAGTCCACACCGTGCCCTATCGCCGCGGGAAAGGCGCAGCTATCACCGCTGGGTTCGAGCGGCTGGAGACCGACGTGCTGGCCTTTGTCGACGCCGATGGGTCGACACCGGTCAACTCACTCGAACGGATACTGGACCCGGTCATCGACAGCCGAACGGACCTCGCTGTGGGCTCCCGCCGTCACCCGGACGCGACGGTCGCCACCCACCAGACGTTTGCCCGGCGGTTCCTCGGCGACGGCTTCGCATGGCTTGCCGGCCAGTTGCTTGACGCACGGTTGTATGACTACCAGTGCGGTGCGAAAGCCATCGACGTGGCCGCGTGGGAGCGCGTTCGCGACCACCTGTACGAGCCCGGCTTCGCGTGGGATGTCGAACTGATCGCCATCGCGGCGGCGCTGGACCTGCGTATCGAAGAGGTGCCGATAGAATGGGAAGACAAGCCCGGCTCGACGGTGTCGCCGATACGAACGTCGATAGACCTACTCGAAGCACTGCTGACGGCTCGCCACCGGTCGAAGCAACTGCGCGATGACCGCCTCCACACGGCCTTGGCCGAACATTTCGACGAGCCAACCGCTCTTATCGAGAAGGACCGATGA
- a CDS encoding GtrA family protein, translating into MDIEQQVRRIVPDRFESLVSGVRFGQFVSVGVVGAISDNTVLAVLGLVFGVSDMWAKAAGVETAILVMFLVNEHWTFAGQGDADRRSFAKRLGKSHLVRSGGVAVQLAIYWLLTQWLTIELVVAGTDLWFIAASPLAIGVAMLVNYVAESIFTWQVHADG; encoded by the coding sequence ATGGACATCGAACAGCAGGTTCGACGCATCGTTCCCGACCGGTTCGAGTCGCTCGTATCGGGCGTCCGGTTCGGCCAGTTCGTCTCCGTCGGCGTTGTCGGTGCGATCAGCGACAACACGGTTCTCGCCGTACTCGGCCTGGTTTTCGGTGTCAGCGATATGTGGGCCAAAGCCGCCGGCGTCGAAACGGCGATTCTCGTGATGTTTCTGGTCAACGAACACTGGACGTTCGCCGGCCAGGGTGATGCCGACCGCCGTTCGTTCGCCAAGCGGCTCGGGAAATCCCATCTGGTCCGGTCCGGCGGTGTCGCGGTCCAGCTTGCCATCTACTGGCTGCTCACGCAGTGGCTGACGATTGAACTCGTTGTCGCCGGAACTGACCTGTGGTTCATTGCCGCGAGCCCACTCGCCATTGGCGTTGCGATGCTGGTCAACTACGTCGCCGAGAGTATCTTCACCTGGCAGGTCCATGCGGACGGGTGA
- the hpt gene encoding hypoxanthine/guanine phosphoribosyltransferase gives MDRLKKSLLEAPIIEKEGYHYFVHPISDGVPMLRPELLREIVIKIIRKAELDDVDKIVTPAAMGIHISTAVSLMTDIPLVVVRKRQYGLDGEVSLSQVTGYSESEMYVNDVYEGDQVLVLDDVLSTGGTLAGLTGALEDIGADIRDIVCVIKKADGTNKLDEAGYDAKTLINVQVIDGEVTIVDEHGDD, from the coding sequence ATGGACCGACTCAAGAAGTCCCTACTCGAAGCGCCAATTATCGAGAAGGAAGGCTATCACTACTTCGTTCACCCCATCAGCGACGGGGTTCCGATGCTTCGACCGGAACTTCTGCGCGAAATCGTCATCAAGATCATCCGGAAGGCAGAGCTCGACGACGTCGACAAGATCGTCACACCGGCGGCGATGGGTATCCACATCTCCACAGCCGTCTCGCTGATGACCGATATCCCACTCGTCGTCGTCCGCAAGCGTCAGTACGGGCTTGACGGGGAAGTGTCACTGTCTCAGGTAACCGGCTATTCCGAGAGCGAAATGTACGTCAACGACGTGTACGAGGGCGACCAGGTCCTCGTCCTTGACGACGTGCTCTCGACCGGCGGGACGCTGGCCGGACTTACAGGCGCGCTCGAAGACATCGGCGCGGACATCCGTGACATCGTCTGTGTCATCAAGAAAGCCGACGGGACGAACAAGCTCGACGAAGCCGGGTACGACGCCAAGACGCTGATCAACGTTCAGGTCATCGACGGCGAGGTCACCATCGTCGACGAGCACGGCGACGACTAG
- a CDS encoding type IV pilin, which translates to MDIKQLIHDDDAVSPVIGVILMVAITVILAAVIASFVLGLGDQAQQTTPQASFSWDYESGASGSNNADGIVTITHDGGDTIALNSLYVRGTFGSNSDTSSNGKWDTHKSASTSGSEVKAGSNTEIRVDNNYDLRVIYEPPEGDTSATLSQDTGPEA; encoded by the coding sequence ATGGATATCAAACAACTCATCCACGACGACGACGCAGTGTCGCCGGTCATCGGGGTCATCCTGATGGTCGCAATCACGGTCATTCTGGCCGCAGTAATTGCCTCCTTCGTGCTTGGTCTTGGCGACCAGGCACAGCAGACAACGCCGCAAGCTAGCTTTAGTTGGGACTACGAATCTGGCGCATCTGGTTCTAATAATGCAGATGGTATCGTCACAATCACGCATGACGGTGGCGATACTATTGCTCTCAATAGCTTGTATGTACGCGGTACGTTTGGGAGCAATTCTGATACATCAAGTAATGGAAAATGGGACACCCACAAATCAGCCAGTACGAGTGGGTCCGAAGTCAAAGCAGGGAGTAATACTGAAATTAGAGTCGATAATAATTACGACCTCCGCGTAATTTACGAGCCACCAGAGGGAGACACCTCGGCTACACTCTCACAAGATACCGGGCCTGAAGCGTAA
- a CDS encoding DUF7344 domain-containing protein, which produces MSKQVKRSDSAADDDLSKGEIFDVLQNERRRYTLQYLREHDGPVQLGDLVSHVAAQEYDCPNTAVTSAQRKRVYTTLQQSHLPRMDETGIINYDDENGTISKTAHTEELTVYLEIVPGSEFPWREYYLSLGAVSLAIVTILWVGVYPFTAIPPLVWATLIAVVLSVSAGYHTYAGREMTLTEYVAQEAESDD; this is translated from the coding sequence ATGAGCAAGCAGGTAAAACGGTCAGACTCCGCTGCGGACGACGACCTTTCCAAAGGCGAGATATTCGACGTGCTGCAGAACGAGCGGCGTCGATACACGCTTCAGTATCTACGGGAACACGACGGCCCGGTACAGCTCGGTGACCTCGTGTCACACGTCGCGGCACAGGAGTACGACTGCCCGAACACTGCAGTCACGAGCGCGCAACGAAAGCGCGTTTACACCACGTTACAGCAGTCCCATCTCCCGCGAATGGACGAGACGGGTATCATTAACTACGACGATGAAAACGGGACGATCTCCAAGACTGCACACACAGAGGAACTCACCGTCTATCTCGAAATCGTGCCGGGCAGTGAGTTCCCCTGGCGCGAATACTACCTCTCGCTCGGCGCGGTCAGTCTGGCGATCGTGACGATCCTCTGGGTCGGCGTCTATCCTTTCACGGCAATTCCGCCGCTGGTCTGGGCCACGCTGATCGCGGTTGTACTCAGCGTCTCCGCGGGCTATCACACCTATGCCGGTCGTGAGATGACACTGACCGAGTATGTGGCCCAAGAAGCCGAGTCCGACGACTGA
- a CDS encoding type IV pilin yields the protein MELKRFFNDDDAVSPVIGVILMVAITVILAAVIATFVLGLGDQVSNTAPQASFSTDYDSSGGGGSEGAVTITHDGGDSIKGSNLFVRGSGIDDTGEWSSDLNGDTSGSNSKVVAGDRATVDVNSRSFEFRVVFQSDNGDTSATLASASGPNA from the coding sequence ATGGAACTCAAACGATTCTTCAACGACGACGATGCTGTGTCGCCGGTCATCGGGGTCATCCTGATGGTCGCAATCACGGTCATCCTTGCAGCCGTTATCGCAACATTCGTCCTCGGTCTGGGCGATCAGGTCAGTAACACGGCTCCACAGGCTAGCTTTAGCACCGACTACGACAGCTCAGGTGGTGGGGGCAGCGAAGGTGCAGTAACCATTACTCACGACGGCGGTGACTCGATCAAAGGGAGTAACCTCTTCGTTCGCGGATCAGGTATCGACGATACTGGAGAATGGAGCAGTGATCTTAACGGTGATACCAGCGGAAGTAATAGTAAAGTAGTTGCTGGTGACCGAGCAACAGTTGATGTTAATTCGAGATCTTTCGAGTTCAGGGTTGTCTTCCAGTCTGATAACGGAGATACCTCCGCGACACTCGCAAGTGCGTCCGGACCAAACGCATAA
- a CDS encoding Na(+)/H(+) antiporter subunit D — MSMLTVVPPVVVLLALAIAVSRLPRRAGHAVGALVPALAVPWALAVPEGAHLQTQFLGFDAVLLNVDPFSRLMGIIFGLIAAVAVLYSYASEANTTQTGYALSYVATSFGAVFAGDWLTLIFFWELMAVTSTLLVWHYGGKAVRAGFRYALLHGLGGTLLMAAILRHYVEVETFLFASVPGGPETAGITTGLAAALAAIGIGVNVGFIGLHAWLPDTYPRPHIAASVFLCVFTTKTGVYGMYRAFPNGHEAIAYMGGGMAIFGALFALFQNDMRRLLSYHIQSQVGYMVAGVGIGTSLAQAGAFAHVFNHILYKGLLFMTAGVVIYRTGTESLKKLGGLWREMPITAGAFSVAALSIAGFPGFNGFVSKGIIISGSHYTFGKGPLPLGEFYTLEWMLLLGGVGTFMSFIKFGYYAFFHGEYDDSVPDANRGQSIAMVAVAALCIIYGVYDTALFTILPFDVTSGAVVDHVYKTYTVPHLIEGVVLAVLGLLCFAVTKKPLSKLGRVPDIDSLYNPAVFYGSRGLVVGVTELYAAVDRAVVQATSVVTRAVTSPNDVIAGLRDDDTLVHPMRAGIGLSILILAVFVTVALLALS; from the coding sequence ATGTCGATGCTTACAGTGGTTCCACCAGTCGTCGTACTACTGGCGCTGGCAATCGCCGTGTCCCGGCTTCCGCGGCGTGCCGGACACGCGGTCGGCGCGCTCGTGCCAGCGCTCGCGGTGCCATGGGCACTTGCGGTCCCGGAGGGCGCACATCTCCAGACCCAGTTCCTCGGGTTCGACGCCGTCCTCCTGAACGTCGACCCGTTCTCTCGGCTGATGGGTATCATTTTCGGGCTCATCGCCGCGGTCGCCGTGCTCTACTCCTATGCCAGCGAGGCCAACACGACACAGACAGGGTACGCCCTCTCGTACGTTGCGACCAGCTTTGGAGCCGTCTTCGCTGGCGACTGGCTGACGCTCATCTTCTTCTGGGAGCTGATGGCCGTCACGAGCACGCTCCTAGTGTGGCACTACGGCGGTAAGGCGGTCCGGGCCGGGTTCCGGTATGCCCTGCTGCACGGGCTGGGCGGCACGCTGTTGATGGCCGCTATCCTCCGGCATTACGTCGAGGTAGAGACGTTCCTGTTCGCGTCGGTGCCGGGCGGTCCAGAAACGGCCGGTATTACGACCGGGCTGGCCGCCGCGCTGGCCGCGATCGGTATTGGCGTCAACGTCGGCTTCATCGGCCTGCACGCGTGGCTGCCAGACACCTATCCGCGCCCGCACATCGCCGCCAGCGTGTTCCTCTGTGTGTTTACGACAAAAACCGGCGTCTACGGGATGTACCGCGCGTTCCCCAACGGCCACGAGGCCATCGCGTACATGGGCGGCGGAATGGCTATCTTCGGCGCGCTGTTCGCGCTGTTCCAGAACGATATGCGGCGGCTCCTTTCCTATCACATCCAGTCACAAGTCGGGTACATGGTCGCCGGCGTTGGTATCGGAACTTCGCTCGCACAGGCTGGCGCGTTCGCGCACGTGTTCAACCACATCCTCTACAAGGGCCTGTTGTTCATGACCGCCGGTGTCGTCATCTACCGGACCGGGACAGAGAGCCTGAAGAAACTCGGCGGTCTCTGGCGGGAGATGCCGATCACAGCGGGGGCGTTCTCCGTCGCTGCGCTGTCTATCGCCGGCTTCCCCGGGTTCAACGGGTTCGTCAGCAAGGGGATCATTATCTCCGGGAGCCACTACACCTTCGGAAAGGGACCGCTCCCGCTCGGTGAGTTCTATACGCTCGAGTGGATGCTACTGCTGGGCGGCGTTGGCACGTTCATGTCGTTCATCAAGTTCGGCTACTACGCGTTCTTCCACGGCGAATACGACGACAGCGTGCCGGACGCGAACCGCGGCCAGAGCATCGCCATGGTGGCTGTAGCCGCGCTCTGTATCATCTACGGTGTGTACGACACAGCCCTGTTCACTATCCTTCCGTTCGACGTGACGAGCGGGGCCGTCGTTGACCACGTCTACAAAACGTACACTGTTCCCCACCTCATCGAGGGAGTCGTTCTAGCCGTTCTCGGACTGCTTTGCTTCGCGGTGACAAAGAAGCCCCTCTCGAAACTCGGCCGCGTCCCAGACATCGATTCGCTGTACAACCCCGCCGTCTTCTATGGCTCCCGCGGGCTCGTTGTCGGTGTGACCGAACTGTACGCCGCCGTGGACCGCGCAGTGGTGCAGGCCACGAGCGTCGTCACGCGGGCAGTGACATCCCCGAACGACGTGATTGCGGGGCTCCGCGACGACGACACTCTCGTGCATCCGATGCGAGCCGGCATCGGGCTCAGCATCCTCATTCTCGCGGTGTTTGTTACAGTGGCACTGCTGGCCCTTTCGTGA
- a CDS encoding cation:proton antiporter, with the protein MTDITSLRPLFAILVSAVAIPVILSLKRRPNVREGVTITVAVAKFAIVASMVPGVLSGTRYVFSFGQLATGIELAFRVDALGLLFGLLASLLWIVTSFYSIGYMRGLDEHAQTRYFASFAASLASAIGVAFASNLLTLFVCYELLTVSTYPLVTHDETDEARAAGRKYLAYTFGGGVAVLGGTVLVFVLAGTTAFAPGGLEGLATADPTLARAAFALLAAGFGVKAALMPVHSWLPDAMVAPTPVSGLLHAVAVVKSGVFGIARVVLDVYGTGTMEQLGVGLPLAAIAAFTLLTASIIALRQDNLKRRLAYSTISQLSYIVLGLGLLHGQALTGGLLHIPAHAFMKLTLFFCAGAIHVETHTDDISDMAGIGKRMPLTMAAFAVAAAGMAGIPLVAGFVSKWYLVIGALSLNGGLVFAAALLVSGVLNIAYFWPIVYQAYFESPDGHDEKPLIGGPLGGRDKVRADGGEDHESGAADGHSDGGEVPKPEHVDHLGKHDEEHEHHGGPPAGGWDDRGWRGGESTWFMLGPILTAATLSLLLGTVPYTAVFLRIVDTIVGNLPGVMA; encoded by the coding sequence ATGACTGATATCACATCACTTCGACCGCTGTTTGCAATCCTCGTCTCCGCGGTGGCCATCCCCGTGATTCTCTCGCTCAAACGTCGTCCGAACGTGCGGGAGGGGGTGACCATCACGGTGGCAGTCGCGAAGTTCGCTATCGTCGCGAGCATGGTCCCCGGCGTCCTGTCGGGGACGCGGTACGTCTTCTCCTTCGGGCAGCTGGCCACCGGGATCGAACTGGCGTTCCGCGTCGACGCGCTCGGGCTTCTCTTTGGCCTGCTTGCAAGCCTGCTGTGGATCGTGACGAGCTTCTACAGCATCGGCTACATGCGCGGCCTTGACGAGCACGCCCAGACACGCTATTTCGCCTCCTTCGCTGCCAGCCTCGCGTCGGCAATCGGCGTCGCCTTCGCCTCGAACCTGCTGACGCTGTTCGTCTGCTATGAACTGCTGACAGTGTCGACGTACCCGCTTGTTACCCACGACGAGACGGACGAGGCCCGCGCCGCCGGTCGGAAGTACCTCGCGTACACGTTCGGCGGCGGGGTCGCCGTGCTGGGTGGGACGGTGCTGGTGTTCGTCCTCGCTGGAACGACCGCGTTCGCGCCGGGCGGGCTCGAAGGTCTCGCGACGGCCGACCCGACGCTGGCACGGGCGGCGTTTGCCCTGCTGGCAGCCGGCTTCGGCGTCAAGGCCGCACTGATGCCGGTGCACTCCTGGCTCCCGGATGCGATGGTCGCGCCGACGCCGGTGTCGGGCCTGCTACACGCCGTCGCGGTCGTCAAAAGCGGCGTGTTTGGCATCGCCAGAGTCGTTCTCGACGTGTACGGGACCGGAACGATGGAGCAACTCGGCGTCGGCCTCCCGCTGGCCGCGATTGCGGCCTTTACCCTCCTGACCGCGAGTATCATCGCGCTCAGACAGGACAACCTCAAGCGGCGGCTGGCGTATTCGACGATTAGCCAGCTCTCCTATATCGTGCTCGGGCTGGGACTGCTCCACGGACAGGCATTGACGGGCGGCCTGCTCCACATCCCTGCACACGCATTCATGAAACTGACACTGTTCTTCTGTGCCGGCGCGATACACGTCGAGACCCACACCGACGACATCAGCGACATGGCCGGCATCGGGAAACGGATGCCGCTGACGATGGCCGCCTTTGCCGTCGCTGCGGCTGGGATGGCCGGAATTCCGCTGGTCGCTGGCTTCGTCAGCAAGTGGTATCTCGTCATCGGTGCGCTCAGCCTCAATGGCGGGCTCGTCTTCGCCGCCGCGTTGCTGGTCTCCGGTGTCCTCAACATCGCGTACTTCTGGCCAATCGTCTATCAGGCGTACTTCGAATCGCCGGACGGTCACGACGAGAAGCCGCTCATCGGGGGACCACTTGGCGGGCGAGACAAGGTTCGGGCCGACGGCGGTGAGGACCACGAATCGGGCGCTGCCGACGGTCACTCCGACGGGGGCGAGGTGCCGAAGCCAGAACACGTCGACCACCTCGGGAAACACGATGAGGAACACGAACACCATGGCGGCCCGCCCGCAGGTGGCTGGGACGACCGCGGCTGGCGCGGCGGCGAAAGTACGTGGTTCATGCTCGGGCCGATCCTCACCGCGGCCACGCTGTCGCTTCTGCTAGGGACAGTGCCGTACACGGCTGTCTTCCTGCGAATCGTCGACACTATCGTCGGTAATCTGCCGGGGGTGATGGCGTAA
- a CDS encoding monovalent cation/H+ antiporter subunit D family protein, which translates to MIEQLPVLLVVLPIVGGAIPLAASLVSDRAGWPVATVTLLGQAGLAGLLAWTVGTNGTVSYAVGGFAAPYGIELVVDGLSGAVALLVAVVSLGVLAYARQAGPHSGPFYGLYLLLIAGLTGMTVTGDVFNLYVFLEITGLAAYGLVASGRDASAAVAALKYLIIGTVGASLYLLGIGYLLAATGTLNMADLATKLGEMAAYDSTLVLTAFGLMVGGLTVKVALFPLHTWQPDAYANAPDTVSAFISALVSTVSAYALARLLFSVFTVEFLAAVPVARWALVGLACVSIIAGSALAVSQDSVQRMLAYSSVSQFGLVIAGFAIATPLAVVGATVHLLGHAVMKGGLFAATGIIERKTGATTVNGYAGMGSRVPVSAFAFAVLSLAMVGVPPAVGFVGKWYIVLGAVNTENWAVVTVLLASTLLTLAYFARLVERLYFAEATIHSKPDEAPVTDGSGQAVSFGMIAVVVIAAALAVALTAAVPAFEQVLRETLPPLLNQ; encoded by the coding sequence ATGATTGAACAACTCCCCGTATTGTTGGTTGTCCTGCCGATCGTCGGCGGTGCGATACCGCTGGCCGCGAGTCTCGTGAGCGACCGGGCCGGGTGGCCCGTCGCGACGGTGACACTCCTCGGGCAGGCCGGCCTGGCCGGACTGCTCGCGTGGACCGTCGGCACAAATGGGACTGTGTCCTACGCGGTCGGTGGTTTCGCCGCCCCGTACGGCATCGAACTCGTCGTCGACGGGCTCTCCGGTGCCGTCGCCCTGCTCGTGGCTGTCGTGTCACTCGGCGTGCTCGCGTACGCTCGGCAGGCCGGCCCGCACTCGGGCCCCTTCTACGGACTGTACCTCCTGCTGATCGCCGGCCTGACGGGCATGACGGTCACTGGCGATGTGTTCAATCTCTACGTGTTCCTCGAAATCACGGGGCTTGCGGCGTACGGCCTCGTAGCGAGTGGCCGGGACGCCAGTGCCGCCGTCGCGGCGCTGAAGTACCTCATCATCGGGACCGTCGGGGCCTCGCTGTACCTGCTCGGCATCGGCTACCTGCTTGCGGCAACGGGCACGCTCAACATGGCTGACCTGGCGACCAAACTCGGAGAGATGGCGGCCTACGACTCGACGCTCGTCCTGACCGCGTTCGGGCTGATGGTCGGCGGGCTGACGGTGAAAGTCGCTCTGTTCCCCTTGCACACCTGGCAGCCCGACGCCTACGCGAACGCCCCGGATACGGTGAGCGCGTTCATTTCAGCGCTTGTATCGACGGTTTCGGCATACGCGCTCGCCCGCCTGCTGTTTTCCGTGTTCACCGTGGAGTTCCTGGCGGCCGTGCCCGTCGCTCGCTGGGCGCTGGTCGGGCTGGCGTGCGTGAGTATCATCGCGGGAAGTGCGCTCGCCGTCTCGCAGGACAGCGTCCAGCGGATGCTGGCGTACTCCTCGGTGTCGCAGTTCGGCCTCGTCATCGCCGGATTCGCCATCGCAACCCCACTGGCCGTCGTCGGCGCGACCGTTCACCTGCTCGGCCACGCGGTGATGAAGGGCGGGCTATTCGCTGCGACGGGCATTATCGAGCGCAAGACGGGCGCGACGACGGTGAACGGCTACGCCGGGATGGGGAGCCGCGTCCCGGTTTCGGCGTTTGCCTTCGCCGTGCTCTCGCTGGCGATGGTCGGCGTTCCACCGGCGGTCGGCTTCGTCGGCAAGTGGTACATTGTCCTCGGCGCAGTCAACACCGAGAACTGGGCCGTTGTGACCGTGTTGCTCGCGAGTACGTTGCTGACGCTTGCGTACTTCGCCCGCCTCGTCGAGCGGCTCTACTTCGCCGAGGCGACCATCCACTCGAAGCCTGACGAGGCTCCCGTAACAGATGGGAGCGGACAGGCAGTCTCGTTCGGGATGATCGCCGTCGTCGTCATCGCGGCCGCGCTCGCGGTCGCGCTGACCGCAGCCGTACCAGCGTTCGAACAGGTGCTTCGAGAGACGCTTCCACCCCTGCTAAACCAATGA